A single region of the Cryptococcus decagattii chromosome 4, complete sequence genome encodes:
- a CDS encoding glucose-repressible alcohol dehydrogenase transcriptional effector: MFYPHHQSQQSTTTSASKHHDSQDVRLPGTSSWSRHPSHPSFTPSLPMPSPSGYPPLGSGYPPPGGHHHPNVNVHSGIHGPHPSFGSGMGGNGGMGHGPGFGMGMFQNGVQTSPPRGEPVPMTSHWQTQMVRAEASRSASSPHHRARAAAISSRATNKPSAVPIVDPNTRPSSSYSTNGLHRKNASSVFNAEPTGTPPLSDPSLTPAQNPAEPATPAPGASLTESKEEEKPNEPWTGLDLGGIRLKRLSTALFSFTHVTSLYINHNALTSIPSAISSLRQLTLLDATGNELSTIPPEIGVLCKLKDLLLFDNNLTTLPFELGTLYQLDCLGIDGNPMNADYRKKLVEDGTKGLITYLRDHAPPPPPPPERQWIDLETDVDTPTSGKQESFSVLTYNILCASFAPATTYSYTPSWALDWDYRKRLLLEEIVTASADVVCLQEIDCKQYADYFYPMLKKEGYEGQHYPRSRAKTMSADEQKLVDGCATFWKEEKFRLVETQVIEFNQLALQKTDMRTEDMFNRVMSRDNIAVVAALEFRTSGGRLLVANSHIYWDHRYRDVKLVQIGMLMEELEKIVEQFSKYPVKLDTDPEYNNGKPPKYERSEKGRDIPLIMCVDLNSFSGSAVYDYLSSGSIPGDHEDFMSHLYGRYTASGLKHHLGLRSACAGIGEMKMTNFTPTFAAAIDYVFYTPRTMKVTSVLGDVDKAYLDKTVGFPNAHFPSDHIPVFTQFRIKGHPDPLPLNSDSYH, translated from the exons ATGTTCTATCCCCATCACCAGTCTCAGCAGTCCACAACCACCAGTGCCTCAAAGCACCATGACAGCCAAGATGTGAGACTTCCAGGGACGTCCTCATGGTCACGACATCCCTCACATCCTTCATTTACTCCCAGTCTTCCCATGCCGTCACCTTCGGGTTACCCTCCTTTAGGCAGCGGATATCCTCCTCCAGGcggacatcatcatccgaATGTTAATGTCCACAGCGGTATTCACGGACCTCATCCGTCTTTTGGGTCGGGGATGGGAGGGAATGGTGGTATGGGACACGGGCCAGGATTTGGAATGGGAATGTTTCAGAATGGCGTGCAGACGAGTCCTCCAAGAGGAGAACCCGTACCGATGACGAGTCACTGGCAGACGCAAATGGTGCGTGCTGAAGCGTCAAGGTCAGCTTCTTCACCGCATCACCGTGCACGTGCAGCTgccatctcctcaagagCTACCAATAAGCCTTCAGCCGTGCCCATTGTCGACCCCAATACCCggccatcatcttcataTAGTACTAATGGACTACACCGGAAGAATGCCTCATCTGTGTTTAACGCCGAACCTACCGGCACACCTCCTTTATCCGACCCTTCTCTTACTCCTGCTCAAAATCCCGCCGAACCTGCCACCCCTGCCCCCGGGGCAAGTCTGACCGAGTccaaggaggaggaaaagccCAATGAGCCTTGGACAGGTCTTGATCTCGGCGGTATACGCTTGAAACGTTTATCCACTGCCCTGTTCTCATTTACCCACGTTACATCCCTGTACATTAACCACAATGCCCTCACATCCATCCCATCAgcaatctcttctctccgcCAACTCACTCTCCTCGACGCTACAGGCAACGAACTCTCTACAATTCCTCCCGAAATCGGTGTCTTGTGTAAACTCAAGGATCTCTTGTTGTTTGACAACAACCTTACTACCCTCCCGTTTGAGCTTGGTACTTTGTATCAGCTCGATTGTTTGGGTATCGATGGAAATCCGATGAACGCCGACTATCGGAAGAAGCTCGTTGAAGATGGTACAAAAGGTCTCATCACCTATCTCCGTGATCAcgcccctcctcctcccccgCCTCCTGAGAGACAGTGGATTGATCTCGAAACCGATGTCGATACCCCAACGTCAGGCAAACAAGAATCCTTCTCTGTCCTCACCTACAACATCCTTTGCGCCTCATTTGCCCCTGCGACCACCTACAGCTATACTCCTTCTTGGGCGCTTGATTGGGATTACAGAAAGAGATTACTTTTGGAAGAAATCGTCACTGCCTCGGCAGATGTTGTGTGTTTGCAGGAAATTGATTGCAAACAATATGCCGACTACTTTTATCCTatgttgaagaaggagggataTGAGGGGCAGCACTATCCTAGATCAAGAGCCAAGACAATGTCAGCAGATGAGCAAAAGTTGGTTGATGGTTGCGCGACTTtctggaaagaagaaaa GTTCCGCTTGGTGGAAACGCAAGTCATCGAGTTCAATCAGCTGGCCCTTCAAAAGACAGATATGCGTACAGAAGACATGTTCAACCGTGTCATGTCGCGAGACAACATTGCCGTCGTCGCCGCTCTCGAATTCCGCACCTCTGGTGGTCGACTGCTCGTTGCCAACTCGCACATTTACTGGGACCACCGATACCGAGACGTCAAGCTTGTTCAGATTGGTATGCTCATGGAAGAGCTCGAAAAGATTGTTGAGCAATTCTCTAAATATCCCGTCAAGCTAGATACCGACCCAGAGTACAACAATGGTAAACCACCTAAATACGAGCGTTCTGAAAAGGGCCGAGATATCCCTCTTATCATGTGTGTCGATCTCAACTCCTTCTCCGGTTCTGCGGTGTACGACTATCTCTCCTCGGGCTCGATACCTGGTGATCACGAAGACTTTATGTCTCATCTCTACGGCCGATACACTGCTTCTGGCTTGAAGCACCACCTGGGACTCCGCTCAGCTTGTGCGGGAATAGgagaaatgaagatgaccaACTTCACACCAACATTTGCCGCAGCAATTGATTATGTATTCTACACACCCCGAACAATGAAAGTGACGAGTGTGCTTGGCGATGTGGATAAGGCGTATTTGGACAAGACGGTCGGTTTCCCGAATGCGCACTTCCCTTCAGA TCATATCCCGGTGTTCACGCAATTTAGAATTAAGGGTCACCCTGACCCCCTTCCTCTCAACAGTGACTCATACCATTAA